The following nucleotide sequence is from Pseudarthrobacter psychrotolerans.
CCGCGGTCACCTTGTCCCGCAGCCGCATTTCGCAGTCCACGTCTACCAACGCCAGGCACATCTGCTTGGGATCGCCGATCAGGTGGGCCGTCGTCCAGGCCGCCCCGGACAACCTCAGCCTGTCCCAGCGTGCGGCCAACGTGGTGGCGTGCACTCCCAGCACAGTGGCCGCATCGGACCAGCTGATCCGCGGTGCAATCTGCAGCGCGCTGATCAGGGCCAGGTCTTCCTCGCTGAGCACCACTTCGCACGCTTCTATCTCCGGTGAATAAATCCTGCCATATCCATCATACTTTTGATTTTTTTCAGCTATTTCACAACCTGTGAACCACATCACCACACAATGGGAACAGGTAACTGACCAAACGTTCGGAAATTAGGAGATCAGATGTCGATCATCACCGATGCGAAGGATCTGCAGGACGACATTGTCCGGCTGCGTCACGAGCTGCATCAGGATCCGGAGATCGGACTGGATCTCCCCCGGACCCAGGAAAAAGTCCTCAAGGCGCTCGACGGCCTGCCGTTCGAAATCACCCTGGGCAAGAGCACGACGTCGGTCACGGCCGTCTTGCGCGGCACCGCACCGCACGCATCGGCAACGAAACCAACGGTCCTCCTGCGGGCCGACATGGACGGCCTCCCCGTCCAGGAACGCACCGGCGTCCAGTTCGCATCCAAGATCGACGGCGCCATGCACGCGTGCGGCCACGACCTCCACACCGCCATGCTCGCCGGCGCAGCCACGCTCCTGGCCGAGCGCCGGGACCAACTCGCCGGCGACGTCGTGCTGATGTTCCAGCCGGGCGAGGAAGGCTTCGACGGGGCCGGCCACATGATCCGCGAAGGCGTGCTGGACGCGGCCGGGCGCCGGGTGGATGCCGCCTATGGAATGCACGTGTTTTCCGCGTTGGAGCCGCATGGCAGGTTCTGCACGAAACCGGGCGTGATGCTGAGCGCCTCGGACGCCCTCACCGTCACGGTCCTGGGCGCCGGCGGCCACGGTTCGGCCCCTCACACAGCCAAGGACCCCGTCACGGCGGCCGCCGAAATGGTGACCGCCCTGCAGGTCATGATCACCCGCCAGTTCAACATGTTCGATCCCGTGGTCCTGACCGTGGGCGTCCTCCAGGCAGGCACAAAACGCAACATCATTCCGGAAACAGCGCGTATCGAAGCCACGATCCGAACGTTCTCAGATGCCTCCCGGGAGCGGATGATGTCCGCCGTTCCCACCCTGCTGAAGGGCATCGCCGCTGCCCACGGCCTGGCGGTGGACGTCGACTACCGCCACGAGTACCCCCTCACCGTCAACGACGACGACGAAACACGCACCGCGGAAAAGACCATTGAAGACCTCTTTGGGCACTCGCGCCTCACCCGCTGGGCCACTCCACTCAGCGGCTCTGAGGATTTTTCGAGGGTGCTGGCGGAGGTACCCGGGACCTTTATCGGGCTCAGCGCCGTCGCCCCCGGCGCCGACCACAACGAAACCGCGTTCAACCACTCCCCCTACGCCGCCTTTGACGACGGCGTGCTGTCCGACGGAACCGCGCTCTACGCAGAGCTGGCCGTCTCCCGCATCGCGGCACTTGCCGTCGCCAACTGACCTTCCCTCACTTCCAGGAGCACACCATGACCACAACTGCAGGCGTCCCAGCCGACGTCCAGGTTCACAAGTCCCACCTGCGCACGCTCATCGGCACGGGCATCGGCAACGCCGTCGAATGGTACGACTGGGCCATCTACGCCACCTTCTCGCCGTTCATCGCGAGCGCACTGTTCAGCAAAGCGGACCCGACGTCGGCCTTCCTCGCCACCCTGGCGATCTTCGCCGTCGGCTTTGTCGCCCGTCCGTTCGGCGGCTTCGTGTTCGGCTGGATCGGTGACCGGATCGGCCGCAAGACGTCCATGACGTTCGCAGTGGGCCTCGCCGCCCTGGGCAGCCTGATCATCGGCGTCGCCCCCACCTTCGAAGCCGTGGGGGCCTTCGCCTCGATCCTGCTGCTGGTGGCCCGGCTCATCCAGGGCCTTGCCCACGGCGGTGAGCTGCCGTCGTCGCAGACCTACCTCTCCGAGATGGCGCCCAAGGAAAAGCGCGGTTTCTGGGCAACGCTCATTTACACGTCCGGCACCGTCGGCATCCTGACCGGAACCATGCTCGGCGCCATCCTGTCCAACGTCTTGAGCACGGCCGACATGAACGCCTGGGGCTGGCGGGTGCCATTCCTGATCGGCGGCGCCATGGGCCTCTACGCCCTGTTCATGCGGGCCCGCATGAAGGAAACGGCGGCGTTCGAGGCAGAATCGCCCAAGGAAAAGCACGAGCCGATGTGGCCGCAGATCTACAAGCACCGCAAGCAGGCCCTGCAGGTGATTGGCCTGACCGTCGGCCTGACAGTGTCCTACTACATCTGGGGCGTCGTGACTCCCAGCTATGCCGCGTCGGTCCTCAAGATGGACCGCGGAGAGGCCCTCTGGGCCAGCGTGATCGCCAACGTGCTGTTCATCGCCGCGCTTCCGTTCTGGGGCAAGCTCTCGGACCGGATCGGCCGCAAGCCCGTCATGATCATGAGCGCCGCCGGCGCCGCGCTGTTCCACTTCCCCATGACCTGGCTGCTGAAGGACTCCCCGTGGCAGCTCGCGGTCACCATGTCCGTCATGCTGTTCTTCATCGCCGGCAGCGCAGCAATCGTCCCGGCCGTTTACGCCGAACTGTTCCCCACCAGGATCCGCACGGTGGGCGTGGGCGTCCCGTACTCGATCTGTGTCGCAGCCTTCGGCGGTACCGCGCCATACCTGCAGGCCTGGCTCGGCACCATCGGACAGGGCAACCTATTCAACGTCTACGCCGTGGTCCTGCTGGCCATCAGCATCGCGTTTGTGTTCACCATCCCTGAAACGAAGGGCAAGGACCTGACGCACTAGGCAGCCCACAACGCCGGTCAGGTAGGAGCGACCGCCCCCAGCACCACGCGCGAAAGGACACTTGAGGCCCCGGATCCTGGGGCCCCAAGTGTCCTTTCGCGCTGAAGAGTCGGTCAGCCCAGGTGGACGGGCTGGTTCTCGTCGCTGCCGCTGAAGGTCTCCTTGGTGATGGTGATGAGCAGCAGTGCCAGCGGCGCGATCAGGATAGCGACGCCGGCGGCCCACAGGAAGACCGACGAGTAGCCGGCGGACAGGGCACCCATCTGGCTGCCACCGGCGGCCGCGGTTGCCGCGGCGGCGATGGTGCTGAAGAGGGCGATGCCCAGTGAGCCGCCGATCTGCTGCGAGGCGTTGACCAACGCACTGGCCACGCCCGCGTCGTCCTTGTCCACGCCGAACAGGGCGAGGTTCTGCATGGGCACAAACACCATGCCCAGGCCGATGCCCATCAGGATGAGCGCCGGGAGCATGTTGACCGCGTAGGTCCCCTCTGCGGTCACCTGGGTCAGCCAGAGCATGGCTGCCGCCATAAAGACAGGCCCGACGGCGGTGGGGATCTTTGCGCCAAGCTTGGGCAGGTTCCTGGCCACCAGGGTCGCTGTGACGATGAGGACCACCGTCATGGGCAGGGAGGCGATCCCGGCGATGAACGGTGCGAAGCCCAGCACAATCTGGAGGTAGTAGTTGATGAACAGGATGCCTCCGATGAGAACCGCGCCGGAGAGGAACGCCGCCAGGTAGGCCGCTGCCCGGTTGCGTTCCGTTGCCACGCGCAGGGGAAGGAGCGGGTGCTTGACCTTCTTTTCGACAGCGACGAACAGGACCATCAGCACCACACCGGCGAGGATGAAGCCCCATGCCTCCGGCGCGCCCCAGCCATGCTCGGCATTGGTGAAGCCGTACACCAGGGAGCCCAGGCCCAGTGCTGCCAGGGCGACGCCGGGCCAGTCGTATTTGGCAGCGCCTGCCGCTTTGCTTTCGCGGACCATGGACATCACGCCGAGCAGGGCAATGATGGCGATGGGCACGTTGACAAAGAAGGTCCAGCGCCAGGACACGTAGTCCGTGAGGAAGCCGCCCAGCAGGACGCCCACCGCCGCACCAATGCCGCTGATGGACCCGAAGATGGCGAAAGCTGTCCCGCGGTCCTTGCCGCCGGGGAAGGAAACCGTCAGCAGTGCCAGTGCCGCCGGAGCCAGCAGCGCAGCGAAGAGACCCTGCAGGGCACGAGCGCCGAGCAGTTCCCAGGTTTCCTGCGCGATTCCGCCGATCAGCGATGCAATGGCAAAGCCCGCAGCCGCGACGATGAACGTCCGCTTGCGCCCCCAGAAGTCCGCGACACGTCCGCCGAGCAGCAGGAAGGCGCCGAACACCAGGGCGTAGGCCGTGACCACCCAGGACCGGGTGGTGTCGCTGATGCCCATTTCGATCTGCAGGCGGGGCAGTGCCAGGTTCACGATGGTGCCGTCAAGCACCACCATGAACTGCGCCAGGGCAAGGAAGACCAGCGATCCCCACTGGCCCTTTGGCCGGCCCACCTGTGTTGCGTCGGCTGCTGCTTCTGCTGTCTGTGTTGCCACGGTCATTTTCACCCTCCAAAGTCCTATTACTTATACAAGTATAAGTACTTTGAAGCCTGGAAACGGACCGGGTTGAGGTGAGATGGGTTACTCCGGTTCGGCGAGGAAGCCGGCAAGGCGCTCCAGGGCCGGCAAGCTTGCGGCAAGCTGTTCCCGCTCCGCGGGCAGCAGCCGGGACCCGGCGGATTCCAGCACCTCGGCCCACGCGCGCTCCAGGACGGTCCTGATGCGCTGCGACTCGGACGTGGGATGAAGCACCACATACCTTTTGTCAGCCACGTCCCGGGTGCGCGTCACCAATCCAAGGGCAACAAGCTCGCGCAGTTGCGCGCTCACGTTGCTGAGCTGCCGGCCGAGACGGGCGGCCACTTCGGCCACGGTAATACCCGGGTGGCGTTCAATGACCCGGATGATGTCCAGCAGCCCGCTGGAGAGAGGGAGGATGCCGGTGCCCTCGTGGGACTTCCGGTGCACTTCGAACGAGATGTCGAGGATGGCCA
It contains:
- a CDS encoding M20 family metallopeptidase; the encoded protein is MSIITDAKDLQDDIVRLRHELHQDPEIGLDLPRTQEKVLKALDGLPFEITLGKSTTSVTAVLRGTAPHASATKPTVLLRADMDGLPVQERTGVQFASKIDGAMHACGHDLHTAMLAGAATLLAERRDQLAGDVVLMFQPGEEGFDGAGHMIREGVLDAAGRRVDAAYGMHVFSALEPHGRFCTKPGVMLSASDALTVTVLGAGGHGSAPHTAKDPVTAAAEMVTALQVMITRQFNMFDPVVLTVGVLQAGTKRNIIPETARIEATIRTFSDASRERMMSAVPTLLKGIAAAHGLAVDVDYRHEYPLTVNDDDETRTAEKTIEDLFGHSRLTRWATPLSGSEDFSRVLAEVPGTFIGLSAVAPGADHNETAFNHSPYAAFDDGVLSDGTALYAELAVSRIAALAVAN
- a CDS encoding MarR family winged helix-turn-helix transcriptional regulator, with the translated sequence MASLSTTGQQPDTDKSRELAVAILDISFEVHRKSHEGTGILPLSSGLLDIIRVIERHPGITVAEVAARLGRQLSNVSAQLRELVALGLVTRTRDVADKRYVVLHPTSESQRIRTVLERAWAEVLESAGSRLLPAEREQLAASLPALERLAGFLAEPE
- a CDS encoding MFS transporter encodes the protein MTTTAGVPADVQVHKSHLRTLIGTGIGNAVEWYDWAIYATFSPFIASALFSKADPTSAFLATLAIFAVGFVARPFGGFVFGWIGDRIGRKTSMTFAVGLAALGSLIIGVAPTFEAVGAFASILLLVARLIQGLAHGGELPSSQTYLSEMAPKEKRGFWATLIYTSGTVGILTGTMLGAILSNVLSTADMNAWGWRVPFLIGGAMGLYALFMRARMKETAAFEAESPKEKHEPMWPQIYKHRKQALQVIGLTVGLTVSYYIWGVVTPSYAASVLKMDRGEALWASVIANVLFIAALPFWGKLSDRIGRKPVMIMSAAGAALFHFPMTWLLKDSPWQLAVTMSVMLFFIAGSAAIVPAVYAELFPTRIRTVGVGVPYSICVAAFGGTAPYLQAWLGTIGQGNLFNVYAVVLLAISIAFVFTIPETKGKDLTH
- a CDS encoding MFS transporter; protein product: MTVATQTAEAAADATQVGRPKGQWGSLVFLALAQFMVVLDGTIVNLALPRLQIEMGISDTTRSWVVTAYALVFGAFLLLGGRVADFWGRKRTFIVAAAGFAIASLIGGIAQETWELLGARALQGLFAALLAPAALALLTVSFPGGKDRGTAFAIFGSISGIGAAVGVLLGGFLTDYVSWRWTFFVNVPIAIIALLGVMSMVRESKAAGAAKYDWPGVALAALGLGSLVYGFTNAEHGWGAPEAWGFILAGVVLMVLFVAVEKKVKHPLLPLRVATERNRAAAYLAAFLSGAVLIGGILFINYYLQIVLGFAPFIAGIASLPMTVVLIVTATLVARNLPKLGAKIPTAVGPVFMAAAMLWLTQVTAEGTYAVNMLPALILMGIGLGMVFVPMQNLALFGVDKDDAGVASALVNASQQIGGSLGIALFSTIAAAATAAAGGSQMGALSAGYSSVFLWAAGVAILIAPLALLLITITKETFSGSDENQPVHLG